One Thioclava electrotropha DNA segment encodes these proteins:
- a CDS encoding monovalent cation/H+ antiporter subunit A: MSPALIAALPFLGAAMPSILIRTGRTNAAAVSALFTGLALLGLLLNLPTVMAGGVVETKIDWLPWLGLNVNFWIDGLGMLFATLILGIGLLIILYARFYLSNKDPVGQFYTYLLLFQGAMVGIVLSDNILLLLIFWELTSLSSFLLIGYWKHLPAGRQGARMALTVTGLGGLSMIAGMLILGNIAGSYDISEILQHKDAIQASPYYIPALLLILGGAFTKSAQFPFHFWLPHAMAAPTPVSAYLHSATMVKAGLFLMARMWPVLSGTPEWFYIVASVGLITMLIAAKIAIFKHDMKALLAFSTVSHLGLITFMLGLGTEAGALAAVFHIINHATFKAALFMSAGIVDHEAGTRDLTRISGLRKLMPITFVIATIAALSMAGIPFFNGFLSKEMMLEAAAHTKWLDNSWLIPVLATIAALFSATYAFRFISHGFFGPPPQDLPKTPHDPPFGMWISPAFLAFLVIAIGLFPMAVAGGYVQMATNAVVGGGYHMHELKIWHGVTPALIMSAIAVTGGIALLAAHRPFQRLWDATPRPEAKVMFDWVVAKVQSLAAWIAQGLHTGAMARYLMLFTITAVGVGLYAFMSGTLGPQTRALTPVNGAAVTSWLLLLTATMCIVAFHHNRILALVLIGIVGLTVSISFIFLSAPDLALTQISVEIVTTVLMLLALNFLPKITSIESSRMKIGFDVGLSVAAGVAVSGLIYALLTRDFAFPTMSGYMLDNSYNLAGGDNVVNVILVDFRGYDTFGEITVLGIAALVIFALTEALLQGASSRKLIAWRPDVPRGGDKHPLMLLIVTRVMMPIALVVGLYIFLRGHNAPGGGFIAGLVVAIALVTQYMASGFAWTQARQKVYYHVLIASGVLVAGITGAGAFFNDMPFLTSDFGYVKLPGLDKFELATAAGFDLGVFLGVVGSVMLALGGLSRLARRAAMGEEGGEEGAHIAAEKPEARVLAPLSAGPYPPEAKVPRRWWKTARAAREATQNERDTVHENKKTNGGDH; encoded by the coding sequence ATGTCGCCTGCCTTGATCGCCGCTTTGCCCTTCTTGGGCGCAGCCATGCCGTCGATCCTTATCCGCACCGGACGCACCAATGCCGCCGCGGTTTCAGCCCTGTTCACGGGGCTTGCGCTGCTCGGGTTGTTGCTGAACCTGCCGACCGTGATGGCGGGTGGTGTCGTCGAGACCAAGATCGACTGGCTGCCCTGGCTGGGCCTGAACGTGAATTTCTGGATCGACGGTCTGGGGATGCTGTTCGCGACGCTGATCCTCGGGATCGGGCTGCTGATCATCCTCTATGCGCGGTTCTACCTGTCGAACAAGGACCCGGTCGGTCAGTTCTACACCTATCTGCTGCTGTTCCAGGGCGCGATGGTGGGCATCGTGCTGTCCGACAACATCCTGCTTTTGCTGATCTTCTGGGAGCTGACCTCGCTTAGCTCCTTCCTGCTCATCGGCTATTGGAAGCACCTGCCCGCGGGTCGTCAGGGCGCGCGCATGGCGCTGACCGTGACCGGTCTGGGCGGCCTGTCGATGATCGCGGGGATGCTGATCCTCGGCAATATCGCGGGCAGCTACGACATCTCGGAAATCCTGCAGCACAAGGACGCCATTCAGGCGAGCCCCTATTACATCCCGGCGCTGCTGCTGATCCTCGGCGGTGCGTTCACGAAATCCGCGCAGTTCCCGTTCCATTTCTGGCTGCCGCACGCCATGGCGGCGCCGACGCCGGTCTCGGCCTATCTGCACTCCGCCACGATGGTGAAGGCGGGGCTGTTCCTAATGGCGCGGATGTGGCCGGTGCTCTCGGGCACGCCGGAATGGTTCTACATCGTCGCGAGCGTTGGTTTGATCACCATGCTGATCGCCGCGAAGATCGCGATCTTCAAACACGACATGAAGGCGCTTCTGGCCTTCTCGACCGTCTCGCATCTGGGGCTCATCACCTTCATGCTGGGCCTTGGCACCGAGGCCGGAGCGCTGGCCGCCGTGTTCCACATCATCAACCACGCGACCTTCAAGGCGGCGCTCTTCATGTCGGCGGGCATCGTCGATCACGAGGCGGGCACGCGTGACCTCACCCGCATTTCGGGGCTACGCAAGCTGATGCCGATCACCTTCGTGATCGCGACCATTGCGGCGCTGTCGATGGCGGGCATTCCCTTCTTCAACGGCTTCCTGTCGAAAGAGATGATGCTGGAGGCCGCCGCGCATACGAAGTGGCTCGACAATAGCTGGCTGATCCCGGTGCTGGCCACCATCGCGGCGCTGTTCTCGGCCACCTATGCCTTCCGTTTCATCAGCCACGGCTTCTTCGGCCCGCCGCCGCAGGACCTCCCGAAGACGCCGCATGATCCGCCCTTCGGCATGTGGATCAGCCCGGCTTTCCTCGCCTTCCTCGTGATCGCGATCGGCCTGTTCCCGATGGCGGTGGCGGGCGGCTATGTCCAGATGGCGACCAATGCGGTCGTCGGTGGCGGCTATCACATGCATGAGCTGAAGATCTGGCACGGCGTCACCCCTGCGCTGATCATGTCGGCCATTGCCGTCACCGGCGGTATCGCTCTGCTCGCCGCGCATCGCCCGTTCCAGCGCCTTTGGGACGCCACCCCGCGCCCCGAGGCCAAGGTGATGTTCGACTGGGTGGTCGCGAAGGTGCAGAGCCTTGCGGCCTGGATCGCGCAGGGGCTGCATACCGGCGCGATGGCGCGTTACCTGATGTTGTTCACGATAACTGCGGTCGGCGTGGGGCTCTATGCCTTCATGAGCGGCACGCTGGGGCCGCAGACCCGTGCGCTGACGCCGGTGAACGGCGCGGCGGTGACCTCGTGGCTGCTGCTGCTGACGGCCACGATGTGTATCGTCGCCTTCCATCACAACCGCATCCTCGCGCTGGTGCTGATCGGGATCGTCGGCCTGACCGTCTCGATCTCCTTTATCTTCCTCTCGGCGCCCGACCTCGCGCTGACGCAGATCTCGGTCGAGATCGTGACGACGGTGCTGATGCTCCTGGCGTTGAACTTCCTGCCCAAGATCACCTCGATCGAATCCAGCCGGATGAAGATCGGCTTTGACGTCGGGCTTTCGGTCGCGGCGGGCGTCGCGGTCTCGGGGCTGATCTACGCGCTGCTGACCCGCGATTTCGCCTTCCCGACGATGTCCGGCTACATGCTCGACAACAGCTACAACCTTGCGGGCGGGGACAACGTGGTGAACGTGATCCTCGTGGACTTCCGTGGCTACGATACGTTCGGCGAGATCACGGTGCTGGGCATCGCCGCGCTGGTGATCTTCGCGCTGACCGAGGCGCTGCTGCAGGGCGCGTCCTCGCGCAAGCTGATCGCGTGGCGCCCCGACGTGCCGCGTGGCGGCGACAAGCACCCGCTGATGCTGCTGATCGTGACGCGGGTGATGATGCCGATCGCGCTGGTCGTGGGGCTCTATATCTTCTTGCGCGGCCACAATGCGCCCGGCGGCGGCTTCATCGCCGGTCTCGTGGTCGCGATCGCGCTGGTGACGCAATACATGGCCTCGGGCTTTGCGTGGACGCAGGCGCGCCAGAAGGTCTATTACCACGTGCTGATCGCGTCGGGCGTGCTGGTCGCAGGGATCACCGGGGCCGGGGCCTTCTTCAACGACATGCCCTTCCTCACCTCCGATTTCGGCTATGTGAAACTGCCCGGTCTCGACAAGTTCGAGCTGGCGACCGCTGCGGGCTTCGACCTCGGCGTGTTCCTCGGCGTCGTGGGCTCGGTGATGCTGGCGCTTGGCGGGCTGAGCCGCCTCGCGCGCCGTGCCGCGATGGGCGAGGAAGGCGGCGAGGAGGGCGCGCATATCGCGGCCGAGAAGCCGGAGGCCCGCGTGCTCGCGCCGCTCTCGGCCGGGCCCTATCCGCCCGAAGCCAAAGTGCCGCGCCGCTGGTGGAAGACCGCCCGCGCCGCGCGCGAAGCCACCCAGAACGAGCGTGACACCGTGCACGAGAACAAGAAGACCAACGGGGGCGATCACTGA
- a CDS encoding Na+/H+ antiporter subunit C: MEVLVASAIGVLTAAGIYMILRLRTFPVVVGMSLLSYAVNVFLFATGRLVINQPPILRDGVTSYTDPIPQALVLTAIVISFGMTAVVVMLALGAFIEAGNDRIDLEEEEDGQ; this comes from the coding sequence ATGGAAGTGCTCGTTGCATCGGCCATCGGCGTGCTGACCGCCGCCGGCATCTACATGATCCTGCGTCTGCGCACCTTCCCCGTGGTGGTGGGCATGTCGCTGCTGTCCTACGCGGTGAACGTGTTCCTGTTCGCCACCGGCCGTCTGGTGATCAACCAGCCGCCGATCCTGCGCGACGGCGTAACCTCCTATACCGACCCGATCCCGCAGGCGCTGGTTCTGACCGCGATCGTGATCTCCTTCGGGATGACGGCGGTCGTGGTGATGCTCGCGCTTGGCGCCTTCATCGAGGCGGGCAATGACCGCATCGACCTCGAGGAAGAGGAGGACGGCCAATGA
- a CDS encoding monovalent cation/H+ antiporter subunit D produces MEHWIIAPVLIPAMLAPLIVLWMRYDLVTQRVASILGMSALLVLAIVLMVSASMGPPEVYRLGNWEPPYGIVLVLDRLSALMLLLTSILGLVIVLYAIGSGWDKRGWHFHSLMQFQMMGINGAFLTGDAFNLFVFFEVLLIASYGLMIHGGGRARLKSGVQYVVYNLAGSTLFLFALGTIYATAGTLNMADLAVKVAEMPTEQTALIKVGAALLMLVFAVKAALVPLQFWLPATYTNAPGPVAALFAIMTKVGTYAIVRVYTLIFPITGTIGTLAHDVLLPSAFLTLAIGMIGILGARDMGRTVAYAVIGSVGTMMLAFAQFTQGATTAGLYYMIHSTLTAGAMFLIADLVRERRGRWGLGFTDAPLMKNHGLMAGMFFMGAIAMAGMPPLSGFLGKLMILDATRGQWALWATVLVTSLIAIVGYARAGSQVFWRSYAVEAEEDDLPPAPKDASSPGLAFTATGILLAGSVALTALAGPASTWLQGTSAQLFTPSQYIDAVLAGAEERAQEAARIGAHEHGHMEVSEEMQAEDAHGGDANAADPHADVPPADQADTHTDTETGQDAPAAAH; encoded by the coding sequence ATGGAGCATTGGATCATCGCGCCCGTCCTGATCCCGGCGATGCTCGCGCCGCTGATCGTGCTGTGGATGCGCTACGATCTGGTCACGCAGCGCGTGGCTTCGATCCTCGGCATGTCGGCGCTGTTGGTACTGGCCATCGTGCTGATGGTGTCGGCCTCGATGGGCCCGCCTGAGGTCTATCGCCTCGGCAACTGGGAGCCGCCCTACGGCATCGTGCTGGTCCTCGACCGGCTGTCGGCGCTGATGCTGCTGCTGACCTCGATCCTCGGCCTCGTGATCGTGCTTTATGCGATCGGCTCGGGCTGGGACAAACGCGGCTGGCATTTCCATTCGCTGATGCAATTCCAGATGATGGGGATCAACGGCGCCTTCCTGACGGGCGACGCGTTCAACCTGTTCGTCTTCTTCGAGGTTCTGCTGATCGCCTCCTATGGTCTGATGATCCACGGCGGCGGCCGAGCGCGGCTGAAATCGGGCGTGCAATACGTGGTCTACAACCTCGCGGGCTCGACGCTGTTCCTCTTCGCGCTGGGGACGATCTACGCGACGGCGGGCACGCTCAACATGGCGGATCTCGCAGTGAAAGTGGCCGAGATGCCGACCGAGCAGACGGCGCTGATCAAGGTCGGTGCGGCGCTTCTGATGTTGGTCTTCGCGGTCAAGGCCGCACTGGTGCCGCTGCAATTCTGGCTGCCCGCGACCTACACCAACGCACCCGGCCCGGTGGCGGCGCTGTTTGCGATCATGACCAAGGTCGGCACCTATGCGATCGTCCGCGTCTATACGCTGATCTTCCCGATCACTGGTACGATCGGCACGCTTGCCCATGACGTCCTGCTGCCCTCCGCCTTCCTGACGCTGGCGATCGGGATGATCGGCATTCTTGGCGCCCGCGATATGGGCCGCACGGTCGCCTATGCGGTGATCGGCTCGGTCGGGACGATGATGCTGGCATTTGCGCAATTCACCCAGGGCGCGACCACGGCGGGCCTTTACTACATGATCCACTCGACGCTGACCGCCGGCGCGATGTTCCTGATCGCCGATCTCGTGCGCGAGCGGCGCGGGCGCTGGGGGCTCGGCTTTACCGATGCGCCGCTGATGAAGAACCACGGGCTGATGGCGGGCATGTTCTTCATGGGCGCAATCGCGATGGCCGGGATGCCGCCGCTCTCGGGCTTCCTCGGCAAGCTGATGATCCTCGATGCGACGCGCGGCCAATGGGCGCTTTGGGCCACGGTTCTGGTGACCTCGCTGATCGCCATCGTGGGCTATGCCCGTGCGGGTAGCCAAGTGTTCTGGCGCTCCTACGCGGTCGAGGCCGAGGAGGACGATCTGCCGCCCGCGCCGAAGGATGCGAGTTCGCCGGGCCTCGCCTTTACCGCGACCGGTATCCTGCTGGCCGGGTCGGTGGCGCTGACCGCGCTGGCCGGACCTGCGAGCACCTGGTTGCAGGGCACCTCCGCGCAGCTGTTCACGCCGTCGCAATATATCGACGCGGTTCTCGCAGGCGCGGAAGAACGCGCGCAGGAGGCGGCACGCATCGGGGCCCATGAGCACGGGCATATGGAAGTGAGCGAGGAAATGCAGGCCGAGGACGCGCATGGTGGCGACGCCAATGCCGCCGACCCGCATGCCGACGTTCCGCCTGCCGATCAGGCCGACACCCACACCGACACCGAGACGGGGCAGGACGCCCCCGCCGCGGCGCATTGA
- a CDS encoding Na+/H+ antiporter subunit E — protein MIRKILPHPYLTVTLVMVWLMLANSYTLNSLVFAILVGLVIPWITAPYWPARPRFAKPLKIIEYIFIVIWDIIVANITVAKIVLFMPNSKLHPAWVTVPLDIVTPEAVTVLAGTITMTPGTLTAELAADGHSLLVHALHAPDADEVRDEIKSRYEARLKEIFE, from the coding sequence ATGATCCGCAAGATCCTTCCCCACCCTTACCTGACCGTCACGCTGGTGATGGTCTGGCTGATGCTGGCCAATAGCTACACGCTCAATTCGCTGGTCTTCGCGATCCTCGTCGGCCTCGTGATCCCGTGGATCACCGCACCCTACTGGCCCGCGCGCCCGCGTTTCGCGAAGCCGCTGAAGATCATCGAGTACATCTTCATCGTGATCTGGGATATCATCGTCGCGAATATCACCGTGGCGAAGATCGTGCTCTTCATGCCCAATTCAAAGCTGCACCCCGCCTGGGTCACGGTGCCGCTCGATATCGTCACGCCCGAGGCGGTGACGGTGCTGGCGGGCACGATCACGATGACGCCCGGGACGCTGACGGCGGAGCTGGCCGCCGACGGTCACTCGCTGCTGGTCCACGCGCTGCATGCGCCCGATGCCGATGAGGTGCGCGACGAGATCAAGTCCCGCTACGAGGCCCGCCTGAAGGAGATTTTCGAATGA
- a CDS encoding K+/H+ antiporter subunit F translates to MITYALIFAIACYSLALLFNLYRVVKAPGVTDRVLALDTMAINAIAMIVLFGIWEGTALFFEASILYAMTGFVATVSFAKFILRGDIIE, encoded by the coding sequence ATGATCACCTATGCTCTGATCTTCGCCATCGCCTGCTATTCGCTGGCGCTGCTGTTCAACCTCTACCGGGTCGTCAAGGCGCCGGGCGTGACCGACCGGGTTCTCGCGCTCGACACGATGGCGATTAACGCGATCGCGATGATCGTGCTGTTCGGCATCTGGGAGGGCACGGCGCTCTTCTTCGAAGCGTCGATCCTTTACGCAATGACGGGCTTCGTGGCGACGGTCTCCTTCGCCAAGTTCATCCTGCGCGGCGACATTATCGAGTGA
- a CDS encoding Na+/H+ antiporter subunit G encodes MELFWDILISALLVIGGIFGLVGSFGLVKLPDPMTRLHAPTKAATLGVGAILIASMVWFAVKQGHLTLHELMVTIFIFLTAPITAHFISKANIFRDWPAEKLPKPAGEGDWAVHTADADTSKGELAVEREKNIPHEND; translated from the coding sequence ATGGAACTGTTCTGGGACATCCTGATTTCCGCGCTGCTCGTGATCGGCGGCATCTTCGGCCTCGTCGGCAGCTTCGGGCTGGTCAAGCTGCCCGACCCGATGACCCGCCTGCACGCGCCGACCAAGGCTGCAACGCTGGGCGTGGGCGCGATCCTGATCGCCTCGATGGTCTGGTTTGCGGTAAAGCAGGGCCACCTGACCCTGCACGAGCTGATGGTCACCATCTTCATCTTCCTGACGGCCCCGATCACCGCGCATTTTATCTCGAAGGCCAATATCTTCCGCGATTGGCCGGCCGAGAAACTGCCGAAGCCCGCAGGCGAGGGCGACTGGGCGGTGCACACAGCCGATGCCGATACCTCGAAGGGCGAACTGGCGGTCGAGCGGGAAAAGAACATCCCGCACGAGAACGACTGA